Proteins encoded in a region of the Vicia villosa cultivar HV-30 ecotype Madison, WI linkage group LG5, Vvil1.0, whole genome shotgun sequence genome:
- the LOC131601889 gene encoding GATA transcription factor 11-like, whose amino-acid sequence MSHGATKKKRQRFIYITVRTAQTRQHHQVQQIRASSSLHPSLHRHRRSNFQPFASLLDNASMKNCWFFDNNFNGVSDEILGDVVEFFDFQVDDVGTDGVEQDWNDQFKHIEEPSLGVFSVPPSFDLCGERQNEKPNLVNCFSTSELSHIDRRNIVNSSFKERRGLLPKTAGPRYGKTIPIQNYPFKGTNLLQCQTYSPVSVFESSSYSSVENSIFELPVIPTKRPRSKRRRLSCFNKLLIPFIPPFQKHQSKTQRAGKPRKKDTSQRRVQRKPRKKDISQRSDDINMKRSSLQESAAPRKCTHCEVTETPQWREGPKGPKTLCNACGVRYRSGRLFPEYRPAASPTFEASVHSNSHKKVIEIRNKVNKETDKGSSVLYLSSNLSGNFLG is encoded by the exons ATGTCACATGGGGCAACTAAGAAAAAGAGGCAAAGATTCATTTATATTACAGTTAGGACAGCTCAGACCCGACAGCATCATCAAGTCCAGCAGATAAGGGCTTCCTCATCTCTTCATCCTTCACTCCACCGCCACCGCCGTTCAAATTTCCAACCATTTGCTTCACTTCTG GATAATGCTAGTATGAAGAACTGTTGGTTTTTTGACAACAATTTCAACGGTGTGTCGGATGAGATTCTTGGTGATGTTGTTGAGTTTTTTGATTTCCAAGTTGATGATGTGGGAACTGATGGTGTGGAACAAGATTGGAATGATCAATTCAAACACATTGAAGAGCCATCTCTTGGTGTTTTTTCAGTACCGCCGTCGTTTGATTTGTGCGGCGAAAGGCAAAATGAGAAACCAAATCTTGTGAACTGTTTCTCTACTTCT GAACTTTCTCATATTGACAGAAGAAATATTGTTAATTCGAGCTTCAAAGAACGACGAGGACTA CTGCCGAAGACTGCCGGCCCTAGATATGGAAAAACTATACCTATCCAAAACTACCCTTTCAAGGGAACAAATTTGCTCCAATGCCAAACATACAGCCCGGTTTCAGTTTTCGAAAGCAGTAGTTATTCTTCAGTTGAGAATTCCATCTTTGAGTTACCAGTGATCCCAACAAAGCGTCCTCGCAGTAAACGTCGGCGTCTCTCATGCTTCAACAAGCTCTTAATTCCATTCATACCTCCTTTTCAAAAACATCAATCCAAAACACAGCGTGCTGGTAAGCCAAGGAAAAAGGATACCTCGCAGCGCAGAGTCCAAAGAAAGCCAAGGAAAAAGGATATCTCACAGCGCTCCGATGATATAAACATGAAGAGATCATCATTACAGGAATCAGCTGCCCCCAGAAAATGTACGCATTGCGAAGTGACAGAGACTCCGCAATGGAGAGAGGGGCCTAAAGGTCCGAAGACCCTATGCAACGCGTGTGGAGTTCGATACAGGTCGGGCCGCCTCTTTCCTGAATACAGGCCTGCAGCTAGCCCAACCTTTGAAGCATCAGTGCACTCAAATTCTCACAAGAAGGTTATAGAAATCAGGAACAAGGTGAACAAAGAGACTGATAAAGGTTCTTCTGTTTTGTATTTATCATCAAATCTTTCAGGAAATTTTCTAGGATAA